From one Dermacentor variabilis isolate Ectoservices chromosome 3, ASM5094787v1, whole genome shotgun sequence genomic stretch:
- the LOC142575705 gene encoding uncharacterized protein LOC142575705, whose protein sequence is MTTSPRGHSRSDSGGSAGPGSRRTHFRESQQLPQGTPRDMYDSLLNDVNKRETSKSKPSIAFSAPHDNMDSPFGSLEEFRDFMYSYYTEGQSMIAHMRERVPRDLPEVAQLLEASFKRYVMMKLELDCYFSTVVNYSAERISKEDLRYWPNHILKNMDENMSWIMELIRRRPSLSEFYNDTMEQLKMLLYQMRSATQLYDWQSF, encoded by the exons ATGACGACCAGCCCCCGCGGCCACAGCCGCAGCGACAGTGGAGGCAGCGCGGGGCCCGGCAGCCGCCGCACCCACTTCCGAGAGTCCCAGCAGCTTCCCCAG GGCACCCCGCGTGACATGTACGACAGCCTGCTGAACGACGTGAACAAGCGGGAGACGTCCAAGAGCAAGCCGTCCATCGCGTTCAGCGCGCCCCACGACAACATGGACTCGCCTTTCGGCTCGCTCGAAGAGTTCCGGGACTTCATGTACAGCTACTACACCGAGGGCCAGTCCATGATCGCGCACATGCGCGAACGCGTGCCCCGGGACCTGCCCGAGGTGGCGCAGCTGCTCGAGGCGTCCTTCAAGAG GTACGTGATGATGAAACTCGAGCTGGACTGCTACTTCTCCACGGTGGTCAACTACAGCGCGGAGCGCATCTCCAAGGAGGACCTGCGCTACTGGCCCAACCACATCCTGAAGAACATGGACGAGAACATGAGCTGGATCATGGAGCTGATCCGGCGCCGGCCCAGCCTGTCCGAGTTCTACAACGACACCATGGAGCAGCTGAAGATGCTGCTCTACCAGATGCGCTCGGCCACCCAGCTGTACGACTGGCAGTCCTTCTAG